In Streptomyces durocortorensis, a genomic segment contains:
- a CDS encoding alpha-hydroxy acid oxidase gives MAALALDEYEAVARERLSRPVWDFIEGGSGTESMLSAGREALDRIRLRPRCLVDVSVCDPGTSLLGAGLAAPLGIAPMAYHRLAHPEGEVATARAAGAAGALLVVSMFASRSLEDIAAEATGPLWLQLYWLKRREPMLELIRRAEEAGCRALVLTVDAPRVAYRPRDVRNGFSLPEGIRAVNVDPSVMSASHSGQAGQSAIARHSAEQFDSSITWDDLEWLRERTSLPLVLKGVLTGEDAELAAKHGVEALVVSNHGGRQLDFARPAAEALPEIAEAVDGRCRLILDGSIRHGADVAKALCLGADAVFVGRPALWGLAHSGAEGVEAVLRLLSDEFAEVMALMGAPRVGDFISSRIVHF, from the coding sequence ATGGCGGCGTTGGCGCTTGACGAGTACGAGGCTGTGGCGAGGGAGCGGTTGTCCCGCCCGGTGTGGGACTTCATCGAGGGCGGGAGCGGCACCGAGTCGATGCTGTCGGCGGGCCGCGAGGCGCTCGACAGGATCAGGCTGCGGCCTCGCTGTCTCGTCGATGTCTCGGTGTGCGATCCCGGTACGTCGCTTCTCGGGGCGGGACTGGCGGCCCCGTTGGGCATCGCGCCCATGGCCTATCACCGGCTCGCGCATCCCGAGGGCGAGGTGGCGACCGCACGTGCGGCGGGCGCCGCGGGCGCCCTTCTGGTCGTGAGCATGTTCGCCAGCCGCAGTCTGGAGGACATCGCCGCCGAGGCGACCGGTCCGCTCTGGCTGCAGCTCTACTGGCTCAAGCGGCGGGAGCCGATGCTGGAACTGATCCGACGAGCGGAGGAGGCAGGGTGCCGGGCGCTGGTCCTGACGGTCGACGCTCCGCGCGTGGCGTACCGGCCGAGAGACGTCCGTAACGGCTTCTCCCTGCCCGAGGGAATCCGTGCGGTCAACGTCGATCCCTCCGTCATGTCCGCCTCTCACAGCGGGCAGGCGGGGCAGTCCGCTATCGCCCGGCATTCGGCGGAGCAGTTCGATTCCTCCATTACCTGGGACGATCTTGAGTGGCTGCGGGAGCGTACGTCACTGCCGCTCGTATTGAAGGGCGTGCTCACCGGAGAAGATGCCGAGCTGGCAGCGAAACACGGGGTCGAGGCGCTGGTCGTATCGAATCATGGCGGTCGGCAGCTGGACTTCGCGAGACCTGCGGCCGAGGCCCTTCCGGAGATCGCGGAAGCGGTGGACGGGAGATGTCGGCTGATTCTCGACGGCTCGATCCGGCATGGCGCCGATGTCGCGAAGGCGCTGTGCCTGGGCGCGGACGCGGTGTTCGTCGGCCGCCCTGCCCTGTGGGGTCTGGCGCACTCCGGGGCTGAGGGCGTCGAGGCCGTCCTACGGCTACTTTCGGACGAGTTCGCCGAGGTGATGGCCCTCATGGGCGCACCGCGTGTCGGGGATTTCATAAGTTCAAGAATTGTTCATTTCTGA
- the hppD gene encoding 4-hydroxyphenylpyruvate dioxygenase translates to MQIGAVDHVEFYVGDAQQSAFFLCTALGFRVCGQAGPETGQADRRSLLLRQGGIDVVLTSALSEKHPAAAYVAQHGDGVANIAFEVTDAAKAFALAIERGATAVEEPETHSKDGTEVVTASVLGFGDVAHRFVQRSGDREQFLPGVMDIFAEDPDRSEELLSTVDHAAICLPAGLLRPTVAFYEKVFGFNQIFEEFIEVGEQAMDSKVVQSPSGKVTFTLIEPVTDRKPGQIDGFLARHNGAGVQHLALLADDIVKAVPALEARGVKFLETPDTYYDELEARLGRPDLKIEDLRRTNVLVDQDHWGQVFQIFTQSLHVRKTFFWEVIDRHGARTFGSGNIKALYEAVAREKATTA, encoded by the coding sequence GTGCAAATCGGAGCCGTCGACCATGTCGAGTTCTACGTCGGGGACGCACAGCAGTCGGCGTTCTTCCTCTGCACCGCGCTCGGATTCCGGGTCTGCGGCCAGGCCGGCCCCGAGACGGGCCAGGCCGACCGGCGCTCCCTGCTGCTGCGCCAGGGCGGCATCGATGTCGTCCTGACCTCGGCACTGAGCGAGAAGCACCCGGCGGCCGCCTACGTGGCCCAGCACGGCGACGGGGTGGCCAACATCGCCTTCGAGGTCACCGACGCCGCCAAGGCGTTCGCCCTGGCGATCGAGCGCGGCGCCACCGCCGTCGAGGAGCCCGAGACGCACAGCAAGGACGGCACCGAGGTCGTCACCGCCTCCGTGCTCGGCTTCGGGGACGTCGCCCACCGCTTCGTCCAGCGCTCCGGGGACCGGGAGCAGTTCCTGCCCGGCGTGATGGACATCTTCGCCGAGGACCCGGACCGGAGCGAAGAGCTGCTGAGCACCGTGGACCACGCGGCGATCTGCCTGCCCGCCGGCCTGCTGCGGCCCACCGTCGCCTTCTACGAGAAGGTCTTCGGCTTCAACCAGATCTTCGAGGAGTTCATCGAGGTCGGTGAGCAGGCCATGGACTCCAAGGTGGTGCAGAGCCCCTCGGGGAAGGTCACCTTCACCCTCATCGAGCCGGTCACCGACCGCAAGCCCGGCCAGATCGACGGCTTCCTGGCCCGCCACAACGGCGCCGGCGTCCAGCATCTCGCCCTGCTCGCCGACGACATCGTCAAGGCGGTGCCCGCGCTGGAGGCCCGCGGGGTGAAGTTCCTGGAGACCCCGGACACCTACTACGACGAGCTGGAGGCGCGCCTCGGCCGCCCCGACCTGAAGATCGAGGACCTCAGGCGCACCAACGTCCTGGTCGACCAGGACCACTGGGGCCAGGTCTTCCAGATCTTCACCCAGTCGCTGCACGTGCGGAAGACCTTCTTCTGGGAGGTCATCGACCGGCACGGGGCCCGCACCTTCGGCAGCGGCAACATCAAGGCCCTCTACGAGGCGGTGGCACGCGAGAAGGCGACGACCGCCTGA
- a CDS encoding class I adenylate-forming enzyme family protein, producing MGIPVGGTAPIRPVCAEGDWVDDVLLKGDGREIALYLSGPVTRAELRRLVGEQQQRLAAAGLVAGGTVAVRLPPSLSCIVAMLAGWRSGAQVALLDYRLTTHEVGKAVARLAPQLVIEPAVDVTGTLRGFFDVDARITPLRGGRPAASEHALLQLSSGSTGPSKVIGRTAGSLLAELDRYARLDGFPRQGERTVVLASIVHVLGLVGGLLHGLAAGAQVVLPAWQSVDGILKAVAAGDRPTTVLGVPSQTAVLAAARTPPRLPQLRRMITGGELVKESVRERFTTGYGAELGVMYGMTEAGVIATDLTGADRPALTPAPGMRVRVDDGEILLGLPESPYVGLTDPARYVDGWLRTKDAGSIDEVTGLLTVHGRLDSQVSIGGLKVDLSEVEASISALPGVSEAVVVHGTGIEAFVMVDEQAVFDGLADSLAARLAPYKRPRSLNLLTELPRTATGKPVRNAEILRAAVRSAAAAPPAQLHTAGETR from the coding sequence GTGGGGATTCCTGTGGGGGGAACGGCGCCTATAAGGCCCGTTTGCGCCGAGGGCGACTGGGTTGACGATGTATTACTCAAGGGGGACGGGCGGGAAATCGCCCTGTATCTGAGCGGACCGGTGACCCGAGCCGAGCTCAGGAGGCTCGTCGGGGAACAGCAGCAGCGCTTGGCAGCGGCCGGCCTGGTCGCCGGAGGCACCGTTGCCGTACGGCTGCCGCCCTCTCTGAGCTGTATCGTCGCGATGCTCGCCGGATGGCGCAGCGGAGCCCAGGTCGCCCTGCTCGACTACCGCTTGACGACGCATGAGGTCGGCAAGGCGGTCGCGCGGCTGGCGCCGCAACTGGTCATCGAACCGGCGGTCGACGTCACCGGCACCCTGCGCGGGTTCTTCGACGTCGACGCCCGGATCACCCCACTGCGCGGCGGCCGGCCGGCCGCTTCGGAACACGCTCTGCTGCAACTGAGCTCCGGCTCCACGGGCCCTTCCAAGGTCATCGGCCGCACGGCCGGCAGCCTCCTCGCGGAGCTCGACCGGTACGCCCGGCTGGACGGGTTCCCGCGCCAGGGCGAACGTACCGTGGTGCTCGCCTCGATCGTCCATGTGCTCGGCCTGGTCGGGGGGCTGCTCCACGGACTCGCCGCCGGGGCGCAGGTGGTCCTGCCCGCCTGGCAGTCCGTCGACGGCATCCTCAAGGCCGTCGCGGCGGGGGACCGGCCCACGACCGTCCTCGGGGTCCCCTCCCAGACAGCGGTGCTCGCCGCGGCCCGGACACCGCCCCGGCTGCCCCAGCTGCGACGGATGATCACCGGCGGCGAACTGGTCAAGGAGAGCGTCCGGGAACGGTTCACCACCGGCTACGGCGCCGAACTGGGCGTCATGTACGGGATGACCGAGGCCGGTGTCATCGCCACCGACCTCACCGGGGCCGACCGCCCCGCCCTGACCCCGGCCCCCGGCATGCGGGTGCGGGTCGACGACGGAGAGATCCTCCTCGGCCTGCCGGAGAGCCCCTATGTGGGGCTGACCGACCCCGCACGCTACGTGGACGGCTGGCTGCGCACGAAGGACGCGGGCAGCATCGACGAAGTGACCGGACTGCTCACCGTCCATGGCCGGCTCGACTCGCAAGTGTCCATCGGCGGACTCAAGGTGGACCTCTCCGAGGTCGAGGCCTCCATCTCGGCCCTGCCGGGCGTCTCCGAGGCCGTCGTGGTGCACGGCACCGGAATCGAGGCCTTCGTGATGGTCGACGAACAGGCCGTGTTCGACGGCCTCGCCGACAGCCTCGCGGCCCGCCTGGCACCGTACAAGCGGCCACGCTCGCTGAACCTGCTGACGGAACTCCCGCGCACCGCGACCGGCAAGCCGGTCCGCAACGCGGAGATCCTCCGCGCCGCGGTGAGATCCGCGGCCGCCGCGCCACCGGCTCAGCTGCACACGGCGGGAGAAACCCGTTGA
- a CDS encoding 4'-phosphopantetheinyl transferase family protein, with protein sequence MDRHPGLAPDTVTVLWCTTDGDERRKAHTLLVRAAAGMLDVPLSEIWLEHEEGGRPLLCGAGKPVQVSVTHGRGSLAVALTGGPSVGVDVEVVRPLRAEAMARAWLDPVETAWVTGLAEEERSTAFLWLWTQKESVGKALGRGLRRGGMSRRVPLPEAWPPGGGLPPVLRPLPADREVASAAVLVDGGRRVIGVAQCVGTGSEERSVATRVRVQRVSPAVCS encoded by the coding sequence ATGGACAGGCACCCGGGACTGGCCCCGGACACGGTGACGGTGCTGTGGTGCACCACGGATGGCGACGAGCGTCGGAAGGCGCACACCTTGCTGGTGCGGGCCGCGGCCGGAATGCTCGATGTCCCGCTATCCGAAATCTGGTTGGAGCATGAGGAAGGCGGCCGCCCGCTGCTCTGCGGGGCCGGGAAGCCGGTGCAGGTCAGCGTCACGCACGGACGCGGGTCACTGGCTGTCGCGCTGACTGGCGGGCCGTCTGTCGGGGTGGATGTGGAGGTCGTACGCCCACTGCGTGCCGAGGCGATGGCCCGGGCGTGGCTCGACCCGGTCGAGACGGCCTGGGTGACAGGGCTCGCCGAGGAGGAACGGTCGACCGCGTTCCTGTGGTTGTGGACGCAGAAGGAGTCGGTGGGCAAGGCGCTCGGCCGGGGCCTGCGCCGGGGCGGGATGAGCCGCCGGGTGCCGCTTCCGGAGGCCTGGCCACCCGGCGGGGGCCTGCCGCCGGTGCTACGTCCGCTCCCGGCCGATCGGGAGGTGGCCTCCGCCGCCGTCCTCGTCGACGGCGGGCGCCGTGTCATCGGCGTCGCCCAGTGCGTCGGGACAGGGAGCGAGGAGCGCTCCGTCGCGACACGCGTCAGGGTTCAACGGGTTTCTCCCGCCGTGTGCAGCTGA
- a CDS encoding TetR/AcrR family transcriptional regulator, which yields MTATHADGRVERGNQTRRLILRHAVGIASVEGLEGLSLGRLANELGLSKSGVFALFGSKVELQLATVRAAIKVYIEHVVQPTRELPPGLGRVWLLCRNWLTYSEQRVFPGGCFFYSVSAEYDAREGRVHDTVAGAHGSWFSLLEHTIDDARRAGEVRDDTDIPQLAFEIVALLEMANAESVLHSNFTCYSKAAGGILNRLRGVATDPSLLPDTPDAVPSDTVPSSTAPSDTAPSRSR from the coding sequence GTGACTGCGACGCACGCCGACGGACGGGTCGAACGGGGCAACCAGACAAGGCGGTTGATCCTGCGCCACGCTGTCGGCATTGCATCGGTCGAAGGCCTCGAAGGCCTGTCCTTAGGGCGACTGGCGAATGAACTGGGGCTCAGCAAGAGCGGGGTGTTCGCCCTGTTCGGCTCCAAGGTGGAGCTACAGCTGGCCACCGTGCGCGCCGCCATCAAGGTCTACATCGAGCATGTGGTGCAGCCCACCCGCGAACTGCCCCCGGGCCTCGGCCGGGTCTGGCTGCTCTGCCGCAACTGGCTCACCTACTCCGAGCAGCGTGTCTTTCCCGGCGGCTGCTTCTTCTACTCGGTCTCCGCCGAGTACGACGCCCGCGAGGGCAGAGTGCACGATACGGTCGCCGGGGCGCACGGCAGCTGGTTCTCCCTCCTGGAGCACACGATCGACGACGCCAGGCGCGCGGGTGAGGTCCGGGACGACACCGACATCCCCCAGCTCGCCTTCGAGATCGTCGCCCTCCTAGAGATGGCCAACGCCGAGTCCGTCCTGCACTCCAACTTCACCTGCTACAGCAAGGCGGCGGGCGGAATCCTCAACCGCCTCCGAGGCGTCGCGACCGACCCCTCGCTGCTGCCCGACACCCCGGACGCCGTCCCTTCCGACACCGTCCCCTCCAGCACCGCCCCTTCCGACACCGCCCCTTCGCGGTCCCGCTGA
- a CDS encoding beta-ketoacyl-[acyl-carrier-protein] synthase family protein yields MSGPTADGKAVITGLGTFTPLGRGAAATFDALLHGKSGLRRPPEGHLLDGSVDVAGIAPDIEAREVLPPSEGRLVDRYALMALAAADDALLDAGLVVGQDVDPHRVAVVISSGAGGLTTYEAQTQARTERGPTAVSPYLLPGMLPNMAAARIAIKYGIRGWSSAIATACAAGAHAVAEAARLIRYGEADVVVCGGAEAPLNPTSALAFAHARALAHSWDDPEAASRPFDRRRNGFVLAEGSGVLVVERAAHADARGAAGYADLLGWGATTDAYRPTAPRPDGEGAAMSMRGALATGGLVPDDIGYINAHGTATKLGDIAETKAVRAVFGDRSPAVSSTKSMTGHLLGGSGAVEAAFTALAISRGQLPPTHNLDEIDPACDVDHVRGEARAQPIEAAISNSFAFGGHNVSLLLGTASTRKKR; encoded by the coding sequence ATGAGCGGCCCCACCGCGGACGGGAAAGCCGTCATCACCGGACTCGGCACCTTCACCCCGCTCGGCCGCGGCGCGGCGGCCACCTTCGACGCGCTTCTCCACGGCAAGTCCGGGCTGCGCAGGCCGCCGGAGGGCCACCTGCTCGACGGCAGCGTCGACGTGGCGGGCATCGCACCGGACATCGAGGCACGCGAGGTACTGCCGCCGAGCGAGGGCCGCCTCGTCGACCGCTACGCCCTGATGGCCCTGGCCGCGGCGGACGACGCGCTGCTCGACGCGGGCCTCGTCGTCGGACAGGACGTGGACCCGCACCGGGTCGCCGTCGTCATCTCCAGCGGAGCGGGCGGCCTGACGACGTACGAGGCACAGACCCAGGCCCGCACCGAGCGCGGCCCCACAGCCGTCAGCCCCTACCTGCTCCCGGGCATGCTGCCGAACATGGCGGCCGCCCGTATCGCCATCAAGTACGGTATCCGGGGCTGGAGTTCGGCGATCGCCACCGCCTGCGCGGCCGGCGCCCACGCGGTGGCCGAGGCCGCCCGGCTCATCCGGTACGGCGAGGCCGACGTCGTGGTCTGCGGCGGGGCCGAGGCCCCGCTCAACCCCACCTCCGCACTGGCCTTCGCCCACGCCAGGGCGCTCGCCCACAGCTGGGACGACCCCGAGGCGGCCAGCCGCCCCTTCGACCGCCGCCGCAACGGCTTCGTCCTGGCCGAGGGCTCGGGCGTGCTCGTCGTCGAGCGCGCCGCACACGCCGACGCGCGCGGCGCGGCGGGCTACGCCGACCTCCTCGGCTGGGGTGCCACCACCGACGCGTACCGGCCCACGGCGCCGCGGCCCGACGGCGAGGGCGCCGCCATGAGCATGCGCGGGGCGCTCGCCACCGGCGGGCTCGTCCCCGACGACATCGGCTACATCAACGCCCACGGCACCGCGACCAAACTGGGCGACATCGCCGAGACGAAGGCGGTCCGCGCCGTCTTCGGCGACCGCTCCCCGGCCGTCAGCAGCACGAAGTCGATGACCGGTCACCTCCTGGGCGGATCCGGCGCGGTCGAGGCGGCCTTCACCGCCCTCGCCATCTCGCGCGGCCAGCTGCCGCCCACCCACAACCTCGACGAGATCGACCCGGCCTGCGATGTGGACCACGTGCGCGGCGAGGCCAGAGCGCAGCCGATCGAGGCCGCGATCTCCAACTCGTTCGCCTTCGGCGGCCACAACGTCAGCCTGCTGCTCGGTACGGCCAGCACCCGCAAGAAGCGCTAG
- a CDS encoding acyl carrier protein: MSTEVEKFIIEALKNMNYDVTDVTGETPLGPAGLDLESLSVAEVAIQVEDTYGVKFEEDEMETVALFTVAGLVKEIVERASVAAAAK, from the coding sequence ATGTCCACCGAAGTTGAGAAGTTCATCATCGAGGCGCTGAAGAACATGAACTACGACGTCACGGATGTCACCGGCGAGACCCCGCTCGGCCCGGCCGGACTCGACCTCGAATCGCTCTCCGTCGCCGAGGTCGCCATCCAGGTGGAGGACACCTACGGCGTGAAGTTCGAGGAGGACGAGATGGAGACCGTCGCGCTGTTCACCGTCGCGGGCCTCGTCAAGGAGATCGTCGAGCGGGCGTCCGTCGCTGCCGCGGCCAAGTGA
- a CDS encoding prephenate dehydrogenase, producing the protein MRSAAVVGTGLIGTSIALALRGRGVTTYLLDRDPEAARTAADLGAGLVGAPRTPVDLAVLAVPPQHVASALHEHQQLRLAEDYTDAASVKAKPQAEAAALGCDLSRYVGGHPMAGREQSGPLAAQGDLFQGRPWVLTPAAGVGRRAVGRATELAELCGARPVVMGHEEHDRAVALISHAPHMVASLLAARLLDGDESELQLAGQGLRDATRIAAGDAELWTDIVGSNARAVAEVLGEVALELRTVVDALRDLGSDAPERHLTSRAHLTTALVRGVQGRGRIPAKAPGGLRLSGVAAAN; encoded by the coding sequence ATGCGCAGTGCCGCAGTGGTCGGTACCGGCCTGATCGGTACGTCGATCGCCCTGGCCCTGCGGGGCCGGGGCGTGACCACCTATCTGCTGGACCGGGACCCGGAGGCGGCCCGGACCGCGGCCGACCTCGGCGCCGGTCTGGTGGGCGCCCCGCGTACGCCCGTGGACCTGGCGGTCCTCGCGGTTCCTCCGCAGCACGTGGCATCGGCTCTGCACGAGCACCAGCAGCTGCGTCTGGCCGAGGACTACACCGATGCGGCGAGCGTCAAGGCCAAGCCGCAGGCGGAGGCGGCCGCCCTGGGCTGCGACCTCAGCCGCTACGTGGGCGGACACCCCATGGCGGGCCGGGAGCAGTCCGGCCCGCTCGCGGCCCAGGGCGACCTCTTCCAGGGCCGCCCCTGGGTGCTCACCCCGGCGGCGGGCGTCGGTCGCCGGGCCGTCGGCCGGGCGACGGAACTCGCCGAGCTGTGCGGCGCCCGCCCGGTCGTGATGGGCCACGAGGAGCACGACCGGGCGGTGGCCCTGATCTCGCACGCCCCGCACATGGTGGCGAGCCTGCTGGCCGCCCGGCTGCTGGACGGTGACGAGAGCGAACTCCAGCTCGCCGGGCAGGGGCTGCGCGACGCGACCCGCATCGCGGCGGGGGACGCCGAGCTGTGGACCGACATCGTCGGCTCCAACGCGCGCGCCGTCGCCGAGGTGCTCGGCGAGGTCGCCCTCGAACTGCGCACGGTCGTGGACGCCCTGCGCGACCTCGGCTCGGACGCGCCGGAGCGCCACCTCACCAGCCGGGCGCACCTCACCACGGCCCTGGTCCGCGGCGTACAGGGCCGGGGCCGGATTCCGGCGAAGGCCCCGGGCGGGCTGCGGCTGAGCGGTGTGGCCGCCGCCAACTGA
- a CDS encoding phytanoyl-CoA dioxygenase family protein: protein MTVQESAAFTLTDEERELLPSDEDVLFYAEHGWFLSKKLFTDEEVDLLESASERFYAGHRDRTLPVRPPKLAYWEPEHGDVQRHNDYIHYEDDTIGRILRKPLLGAVAARLAEAEEIRVFQSTLIFKPPVAEETSNIVPWHFDRHYWSTSTSERMLTAFIPFHDCDEEMGTITMVDGSHNWKETADNDATSLHFAERDRSELEVMLEENARYNGVEVRKIPVRIPKGHVNFHHCRTYHGSGPNVSDRPRRAISFHLQDGGNRYRDFRRSDGAQVAYNHDVLVRRTAEGTPDYSDPEYLPLLWSSR, encoded by the coding sequence GTGACTGTTCAGGAATCCGCAGCCTTCACCCTGACCGACGAGGAGCGGGAGCTGCTCCCCTCCGACGAAGACGTCCTCTTCTACGCCGAGCACGGCTGGTTCCTCTCGAAGAAGCTGTTCACCGACGAGGAGGTGGACCTCCTGGAGTCGGCCAGCGAGCGCTTCTACGCCGGCCACCGCGACCGCACGCTGCCCGTGCGCCCGCCCAAGCTCGCCTACTGGGAGCCGGAGCACGGCGATGTGCAGCGGCACAACGACTACATCCACTACGAGGACGACACGATCGGCCGCATCCTGCGCAAGCCGCTGCTCGGCGCGGTGGCCGCCCGGCTCGCCGAGGCCGAGGAGATCCGGGTCTTCCAGTCGACGCTGATCTTCAAGCCGCCGGTCGCGGAGGAGACGTCGAACATCGTGCCCTGGCACTTCGACCGCCACTACTGGTCCACGTCCACCTCCGAGCGGATGCTGACCGCGTTCATCCCCTTCCACGACTGCGACGAGGAGATGGGCACCATCACCATGGTGGACGGCAGCCACAACTGGAAGGAGACCGCGGACAACGACGCCACCTCCCTGCACTTCGCCGAGCGCGACCGCAGCGAGCTGGAGGTCATGCTGGAGGAGAACGCCCGTTACAACGGCGTCGAGGTCCGCAAGATCCCCGTCCGCATCCCCAAGGGCCACGTCAACTTCCACCACTGCCGCACTTACCACGGCAGCGGACCGAACGTCAGCGACCGGCCGCGCCGGGCCATCTCCTTCCACCTCCAGGACGGCGGGAACCGCTACCGCGACTTCCGCCGCTCGGACGGTGCGCAGGTCGCGTACAACCACGACGTGCTGGTGCGCAGGACCGCCGAGGGCACCCCGGACTACAGCGACCCCGAGTACCTGCCGCTGTTGTGGAGCAGCCGCTGA
- a CDS encoding class I adenylate-forming enzyme family protein, producing MNPKNERAELAADQRLGVGNVLTELLARGTGLDTPTLTFDTEVDGHPAWQALTLAELGERVAARAAALHDLGVKPRDPVAVFVTASADQVLSYLALVRLGAIPALINGKVPVDQVGEYIRRLGAVGVIADVPHWDALTSVGSATPLLADPADLGKGDPAAAPKPYRHHGNEPVVITHSSGTTGLPKAVIHSHHSLFAAIRHRLTLPKGQGIDRMLGALPSAHAATVIAVNLALTNRAQLAVLSQQAGGPVLDAIESWQPHSVLGFATTWSELAGEDLSQRDLASVSTWWNTGDCAHEAHIRKLIAVGSRQTITAKGRERRTGSFFVDGLGSSEMGHSQFFITHTPETTRYGRCIGKPHAFSDVAVVDDDGEKLGTGEVGQLAINAPTLSLGYWNDSVTTYRTRRDGYFLTGDLVYRDEEGYYYHVDRLVDAVDIGEGHKLYTMLCEEQVLAQCADVLECTVVAVRTDDGVATSVLLFLDPGADQEADRTDEILAALDPWVARTVERVVAVSPDRIPLGATGKVRKILLRRRFLDGELFGTATTAGEVAA from the coding sequence ATGAATCCGAAGAACGAGCGCGCCGAACTCGCGGCCGACCAAAGACTGGGCGTCGGCAACGTGCTGACGGAGCTCCTCGCCCGCGGCACCGGTCTGGACACACCGACCCTCACCTTCGACACCGAGGTGGACGGGCACCCGGCCTGGCAGGCCCTGACACTGGCCGAACTGGGCGAGCGGGTGGCAGCCCGGGCGGCCGCCCTGCACGACCTCGGGGTCAAGCCGAGAGACCCGGTCGCCGTCTTCGTGACGGCCAGCGCGGACCAGGTGCTCAGCTATCTGGCCCTGGTCCGGCTCGGCGCGATACCGGCCCTCATCAACGGCAAGGTCCCCGTCGACCAGGTCGGCGAATACATCAGGCGCCTCGGTGCGGTCGGCGTCATAGCCGACGTCCCGCACTGGGACGCCCTGACCTCCGTCGGCAGCGCCACCCCGCTGCTCGCGGACCCCGCCGACCTCGGGAAGGGCGACCCCGCAGCCGCCCCGAAGCCCTACCGGCACCACGGCAACGAGCCCGTGGTCATCACCCACTCCTCCGGAACGACCGGCCTGCCCAAGGCCGTCATCCACTCGCACCACAGCCTCTTCGCGGCCATCCGGCACCGGCTGACACTGCCCAAGGGCCAGGGCATCGACCGGATGCTCGGCGCCCTGCCGTCCGCCCACGCGGCCACCGTCATCGCCGTCAACCTCGCCCTCACCAACCGCGCCCAGCTGGCCGTTCTCTCCCAGCAGGCCGGCGGCCCGGTGCTCGACGCCATCGAGTCCTGGCAGCCGCACAGCGTCCTCGGCTTCGCCACCACCTGGTCCGAACTGGCCGGTGAGGACCTCTCGCAGCGCGACCTCGCCTCCGTGAGCACCTGGTGGAACACCGGCGACTGCGCGCACGAGGCCCACATCCGCAAGCTCATCGCCGTCGGCTCACGGCAGACCATCACCGCCAAGGGCCGCGAGCGGCGCACCGGCTCGTTCTTCGTGGACGGCCTCGGCTCCTCGGAGATGGGCCACTCCCAGTTCTTCATCACGCACACCCCCGAGACCACCCGCTACGGCCGGTGCATCGGAAAGCCGCACGCCTTCTCGGACGTCGCCGTCGTCGACGACGACGGCGAGAAGCTCGGAACCGGCGAGGTGGGCCAGCTCGCCATCAACGCCCCCACCCTGTCGCTCGGTTACTGGAACGACTCGGTGACCACCTACCGCACCCGCCGCGACGGCTACTTCCTCACCGGCGACCTCGTCTACCGCGACGAGGAGGGTTACTACTACCACGTCGACCGGCTGGTGGACGCCGTGGACATCGGCGAGGGCCACAAGCTCTACACCATGCTCTGCGAGGAGCAGGTCCTCGCCCAGTGCGCCGACGTCCTGGAATGCACCGTCGTCGCCGTACGGACCGATGACGGGGTCGCCACCTCCGTCCTGCTCTTCCTCGACCCGGGGGCCGACCAGGAGGCCGACCGGACCGACGAGATCCTCGCCGCCCTCGACCCCTGGGTGGCCCGCACCGTCGAGCGCGTCGTCGCCGTGAGCCCGGACCGCATCCCGCTCGGCGCGACCGGCAAGGTCCGCAAGATCCTGCTGCGCCGCCGGTTCCTCGACGGCGAGCTGTTCGGCACCGCGACGACCGCCGGGGAGGTGGCGGCATGA